The following proteins are co-located in the Longimicrobiaceae bacterium genome:
- a CDS encoding ATP-binding protein → MSLRLRILLTLLAITVILALPTAYGLSALRELRGIAHDLRTRDAESSLALGRLQTALKEVENSNRIYVAVGSQTPDAVRMGAELDAGMERVERQLDVLSRSGYREPTAQARATWNATKQAVRRNQAQADSGRSNEASAFLRSGVDPAFEEMDHSLDPIGRAINTSGEQQVRRAQQAADGAATRTLVAFATALLLTVLIGGWLARSLLRPIGELRRGMTTVAQGDFDPDVRIPLNRTDELGDLARSFDSMTTQLTELDRLKAEFVSVASHEIKTPLSVIKGYVALLLDGIYGEVTDPQRKTLTAVSDQAERLARLVHRLLDVTRFEAGGGRLELREIEPRGFLSELTDGFEVLAYQNQIDFVVEVAPDVPQSIVADPERVNEVLGNLLSNAFKFTPKGGKIFLRAAAERGGMAVEVEDTGVGIPADKLPKIFEKFFQVENDAQPRSVGSGLGLAIAHEIVEAHGGTISADSEVGKGTRFRVFLPARPPAGTAQS, encoded by the coding sequence ATGAGCCTGAGGCTCCGAATCCTCCTTACGCTGCTGGCCATCACGGTCATCCTGGCGCTGCCCACCGCATACGGGCTGTCGGCGCTGCGCGAGCTGCGCGGGATCGCGCACGACCTGCGCACGCGTGACGCGGAGAGCTCGCTCGCGCTCGGCCGGCTGCAGACCGCGCTCAAGGAGGTCGAGAACTCCAACCGCATCTACGTGGCGGTGGGCTCCCAGACGCCCGATGCCGTGCGGATGGGCGCGGAGCTGGACGCGGGCATGGAGCGCGTGGAGCGGCAGCTGGACGTCCTCTCCCGCTCCGGCTACCGGGAGCCGACCGCCCAGGCGCGCGCGACGTGGAACGCCACCAAGCAGGCGGTCCGCCGGAACCAGGCGCAGGCGGATTCGGGCAGGTCCAACGAGGCGAGCGCCTTCCTCCGCAGCGGGGTGGACCCCGCGTTCGAGGAGATGGACCACTCGCTGGACCCCATCGGCCGCGCCATCAACACGAGCGGGGAGCAGCAGGTGCGGCGCGCGCAGCAGGCGGCCGACGGCGCGGCCACGCGCACGCTGGTAGCGTTCGCCACGGCGCTGCTGCTCACGGTGCTCATCGGCGGCTGGCTCGCACGGAGCCTGCTGCGGCCCATCGGCGAGCTGCGGCGGGGGATGACGACGGTCGCGCAGGGCGACTTCGACCCCGACGTGCGCATCCCCCTGAACCGCACCGACGAGCTGGGCGACCTTGCGCGCTCGTTCGACAGCATGACCACGCAGCTCACCGAGCTGGACCGGCTGAAGGCCGAGTTCGTCTCCGTGGCCTCGCACGAGATCAAGACGCCGCTGAGCGTGATCAAGGGCTACGTGGCGCTGCTCCTGGACGGCATCTACGGCGAGGTCACGGACCCGCAGCGGAAGACGCTGACGGCGGTGTCGGACCAGGCGGAGCGGCTGGCGAGGCTGGTGCACCGGCTGCTGGACGTGACGCGCTTCGAGGCCGGCGGCGGGCGCCTGGAGCTCCGCGAGATCGAGCCGCGCGGCTTCCTGTCGGAGCTGACCGACGGCTTCGAGGTGCTGGCGTACCAGAACCAGATCGACTTCGTGGTCGAGGTCGCGCCCGACGTGCCGCAATCCATCGTCGCCGATCCGGAGCGCGTGAACGAGGTGCTTGGCAACCTGCTCAGCAACGCGTTCAAGTTCACGCCCAAGGGCGGAAAGATCTTCCTGCGTGCGGCGGCGGAGCGCGGCGGGATGGCGGTGGAGGTGGAGGACACCGGCGTGGGCATCCCCGCAGACAAGCTGCCCAAGATCTTCGAGAAGTTCTTCCAGGTGGAGAACGACGCGCAGCCGCGCTCGGTGGGATCGGGGCTGGGGCTGGCGATCGCGCACGAGATCGTGGAGGCACATGGCGGCACGATCAGTGCGGACAGCGAGGTAGGAAAGGGCACGCGTTTCCGCGTGTTCCTGCCCGCCCGCCCGCCCGCGGGCACGGCGCAGTCCTGA
- the recG gene encoding ATP-dependent DNA helicase RecG: MASVIPYSDLDRPAQFLKGVGPKRGELLQKLGLLTARDVLYHVPHRYEDASTIQKIVAVEPGMEASVIGRVVSKGVLPTRKGLRIFQAVVRDSSGLIECSWPGQPYLDRSMKKGDLLLLRGPVRFYHGRQLQPREFTLMAREGETASEEEGTIFPVYPATEGLTHRQVRTILAENLDDLLTSVVEEDPFDNEMRDRLGGIFPLGRALDAMHRPSSLAEAERGRQRLAFEELFFLQLLHALSRHHATAERPGIAFERRDHFVRPFYANLPFTLTDAQKRVLKEIGEDMASARRMNRLVQGDVGSGKTVVALFAMLRAVENGYQAALMAPTEILAEQHARTLTKLLGELPVGVTLLTGRLGTRQWREAVYRIASGGAGIAVGTHALIQEGVEFDRLGLVVVDEQHRFGVKQRMALTEMGENADVLVMSATPIPRSLALTLYGDLDVSVLDERPPGRQPVRTALRDASALPKVLGFIREQVEKGRQAYLVYPLVEESEKVELKSATEEFERLRADVFPDLRLGMVHGQMPGDEKDRVMRAFAAGAIDVLVSTTVIEVGIDVANATVMVIEHADRFGLSQLHQLRGRVGRGAEESFCILLTSGPEARERLRIFAGTEDGFKIAEADMHLRGVGDLFGSRQSGLPSFRFADLEKDAGLLDTARGEARRIVEQDPTLARHPRIRAALEARYGERARLFHVG, translated from the coding sequence ATGGCTTCCGTGATCCCCTATTCCGACCTGGACCGCCCCGCCCAGTTCCTCAAGGGCGTGGGCCCCAAGCGCGGCGAGCTGCTCCAGAAGCTGGGGCTGCTCACCGCGCGCGACGTGCTGTACCACGTCCCCCACCGCTACGAAGACGCGTCCACCATCCAGAAGATCGTCGCCGTGGAGCCGGGCATGGAGGCCTCGGTGATCGGCCGCGTCGTGTCCAAGGGCGTGCTGCCCACGCGCAAGGGGCTGCGCATCTTCCAGGCGGTCGTGCGCGATTCCAGCGGGCTGATCGAGTGCTCCTGGCCGGGGCAGCCGTACCTGGACCGCAGCATGAAGAAGGGCGACCTGCTGCTCCTGCGCGGCCCTGTGCGCTTCTACCACGGCCGCCAGCTCCAGCCGCGCGAGTTCACTCTGATGGCACGCGAGGGCGAGACGGCGTCGGAGGAGGAGGGGACGATCTTTCCCGTCTATCCCGCCACGGAAGGGCTCACGCATCGCCAGGTGCGCACCATCCTGGCCGAGAACCTGGACGACCTGCTCACCTCCGTCGTCGAGGAAGACCCGTTCGACAACGAGATGCGCGACCGGCTGGGCGGCATCTTCCCGCTCGGCCGCGCGCTCGACGCCATGCACCGCCCCTCGTCCCTCGCCGAGGCGGAGCGGGGCAGGCAGAGGCTCGCGTTCGAGGAGCTTTTCTTCCTCCAGCTGCTGCACGCCCTCTCCCGCCATCACGCCACCGCCGAGCGGCCGGGCATCGCCTTCGAACGGCGCGACCACTTCGTGCGGCCGTTCTACGCGAACCTTCCTTTCACGCTGACGGACGCGCAGAAGCGGGTGCTGAAGGAGATCGGCGAGGACATGGCGTCGGCGCGGCGCATGAACCGCCTCGTGCAGGGCGATGTCGGCTCGGGCAAGACGGTGGTCGCGCTCTTCGCCATGCTGCGCGCGGTGGAGAACGGGTACCAGGCCGCGCTGATGGCGCCCACCGAGATCCTGGCGGAGCAGCACGCGCGCACGCTGACCAAGCTTCTGGGCGAACTGCCGGTGGGCGTGACCCTGCTCACCGGCCGCCTCGGCACCCGCCAGTGGCGCGAGGCCGTGTACCGCATCGCGTCCGGCGGAGCGGGGATCGCGGTCGGGACGCACGCCCTCATCCAGGAAGGCGTGGAGTTCGACCGCCTGGGCCTCGTGGTCGTCGACGAGCAGCACCGCTTCGGGGTGAAGCAGCGGATGGCGCTAACGGAGATGGGGGAGAACGCGGACGTGCTGGTGATGTCGGCCACGCCCATCCCTCGTTCGCTGGCGCTCACGCTGTACGGCGACCTGGACGTCTCAGTCCTCGACGAGCGCCCGCCGGGACGCCAGCCGGTGCGCACCGCGCTCCGTGACGCGTCCGCGCTGCCCAAGGTGCTGGGCTTCATCCGCGAGCAGGTGGAGAAGGGACGCCAGGCGTACCTCGTCTACCCGCTGGTGGAAGAGTCCGAGAAGGTGGAGCTGAAGTCCGCCACGGAGGAGTTCGAGCGGCTGCGCGCCGACGTCTTCCCCGACCTGCGCCTGGGGATGGTACACGGGCAGATGCCGGGCGATGAGAAGGACCGCGTGATGCGCGCCTTCGCCGCGGGCGCGATCGACGTGCTCGTCTCCACCACGGTTATCGAGGTGGGAATCGACGTTGCCAACGCCACGGTGATGGTGATCGAGCACGCCGATCGCTTCGGCCTCTCGCAGCTTCACCAGCTTCGGGGGCGCGTGGGCCGCGGCGCGGAGGAGAGCTTCTGCATCCTGCTCACGTCCGGCCCCGAGGCGCGCGAACGCCTGCGCATCTTCGCCGGCACGGAGGACGGCTTCAAGATCGCGGAGGCCGACATGCACCTGCGCGGCGTGGGCGACCTGTTCGGCTCCCGCCAGTCCGGTCTCCCCAGCTTCCGTTTCGCGGACCTGGAGAAGGACGCGGGCCTGCTCGACACCGCCCGCGGCGAGGCGCGCCGCATCGTGGAGCAGGACCCCACGCTTGCACGCCACCCCCGCATTCGCGCCGCCCTGGAAGCCCGCTACGGCGAACGCGCCCGACTCTTTCACGTCGGCTGA
- the ftsY gene encoding signal recognition particle-docking protein FtsY gives MARLFRRKDETKKSLWDRIVDVALTDVSVLVKGMDEGSLEGLEETLIAADFGVPATLRLVQVVEDLASRGVAKTQRDYLRAVREEIAAILSAGRKDTALRMNFEGGPTVILVIGVNGVGKTTTIGKLAHRMKKQGRSVLIAAGDTFRAGAIEQLRRWSERVGCDFVGSEPGRDPAAVAFDALDTAERLGSDVVIIDTAGRLHTQTDLMKELEKVYRVLAKRLPGAPHETLIVLDSTVGQNAMAQLRTFGSEMPLTGIVLTKMDGTAKGGIVVALKEEFNVPVKFVGVGETIDDLVPFEIDAFAEEVLTA, from the coding sequence ATGGCCCGCTTGTTCCGCCGGAAGGACGAGACGAAGAAGTCCCTGTGGGACCGCATCGTCGACGTCGCGCTGACCGACGTCTCGGTGCTGGTGAAGGGGATGGACGAGGGCTCGCTGGAGGGCCTGGAAGAGACGCTGATCGCCGCAGACTTCGGCGTGCCGGCCACGCTGCGCCTGGTGCAGGTCGTCGAAGACCTCGCCTCGCGCGGTGTAGCGAAGACCCAGCGCGACTACCTGCGCGCCGTGCGCGAGGAGATCGCCGCCATCCTCTCCGCCGGCCGCAAGGACACGGCGCTACGGATGAACTTCGAGGGCGGCCCCACCGTCATCCTCGTCATCGGCGTGAACGGGGTGGGGAAGACCACTACCATCGGCAAGCTCGCGCACCGCATGAAGAAGCAGGGGCGCAGCGTGCTCATCGCCGCGGGAGATACGTTCCGTGCGGGCGCCATCGAGCAGCTTCGGCGCTGGTCCGAGCGCGTGGGCTGCGACTTCGTGGGCAGCGAGCCCGGCCGCGACCCGGCCGCCGTCGCCTTCGACGCGCTGGACACGGCCGAGCGCCTGGGAAGCGACGTCGTCATCATCGACACGGCGGGGCGCCTGCACACGCAAACCGACCTGATGAAGGAGCTGGAGAAGGTCTATCGCGTGCTCGCGAAGCGCCTTCCCGGCGCCCCGCACGAGACGCTGATCGTCCTGGACAGCACCGTGGGCCAGAACGCGATGGCGCAGCTCCGCACCTTCGGCAGTGAGATGCCGCTCACCGGCATCGTGCTCACGAAGATGGACGGCACCGCGAAGGGCGGCATCGTCGTCGCGCTGAAGGAGGAGTTCAACGTTCCGGTGAAGTTTGTCGGCGTCGGCGAGACCATCGACGACCTCGTTCCGTTCGAGATCGACGCCTTCGCGGAGGAAGTGCTGACCGCCTAG
- a CDS encoding superoxide dismutase, giving the protein MAAFTLPPLPYDFGALEPHIDARTMEIHHDKHHATYVTNLNAALEKHPEFQAGDDIDALMRNFASVPEDIKTAVRNNGGGHANHSLFWKVLGPNGSGQPTGAIADAINTTFGGFAQFQDQFANAGKGRFGSGWAWLVAGDGGKLQITDTANQDSPLMNGQTPVLGLDVWEHAYYLNYQNRRPDYIAAFWNVVNWDEVSRRYEAAK; this is encoded by the coding sequence ATGGCGGCGTTTACGCTTCCCCCCCTGCCTTACGATTTCGGCGCGCTGGAGCCGCACATCGACGCGCGTACGATGGAGATCCACCACGACAAGCACCACGCCACGTATGTCACCAACCTGAATGCGGCGCTCGAGAAGCACCCCGAGTTCCAGGCGGGCGACGATATCGACGCGCTGATGCGCAACTTCGCCAGCGTGCCGGAAGACATCAAGACGGCGGTGCGCAACAACGGTGGCGGCCACGCCAACCACTCGCTGTTCTGGAAGGTCCTCGGCCCCAACGGCAGCGGGCAGCCCACCGGCGCCATCGCCGACGCGATCAACACCACCTTCGGCGGCTTCGCGCAGTTCCAGGACCAGTTCGCCAACGCCGGCAAGGGCCGCTTCGGCAGCGGGTGGGCGTGGCTGGTGGCGGGCGACGGCGGCAAGCTGCAGATCACCGACACGGCGAACCAGGACTCGCCGCTCATGAACGGCCAGACGCCCGTCCTGGGGCTGGACGTGTGGGAGCACGCCTACTACCTGAACTACCAGAACCGGCGCCCCGACTACATCGCCGCCTTCTGGAACGTGGTGAACTGGGACGAGGTCTCGCGCCGCTACGAGGCCGCAAAGTAA
- a CDS encoding VIT domain-containing protein, translating to MRSLPLLALVVLAPAVHADAQGIAVPVRCTGACPAAQALPRILLGDSVLVSADVKSDGSTTYVNHRFHNPTGGEIDGAFFFPLPDDATVTGASVFDGTELKQYGEWSTPGESRRMLDSIVRASRGSPLRAYRGRNVVHVRIPSIPAHGSVSLKLGYTQPPHGEAGARGYDYPLLAGASEVPFTHFALTAQVTTAHGFRSISSPSHAVEVRAGTEMGRCPPAARCGYTGVPSRRVKVVTLTAGAEAAARDFRLEYTPLEQSGPAEPPIPGRS from the coding sequence ATGCGCTCGCTGCCGCTGCTCGCGCTGGTCGTCCTCGCCCCTGCCGTGCATGCAGACGCGCAGGGGATCGCGGTTCCCGTCCGCTGCACGGGGGCATGTCCGGCCGCGCAGGCGCTGCCGCGTATCCTGCTCGGAGACTCGGTCCTGGTGTCGGCAGATGTGAAGAGCGATGGATCCACTACGTACGTCAACCATCGCTTCCACAACCCGACGGGCGGGGAGATCGACGGCGCGTTCTTCTTCCCGCTGCCCGACGACGCAACCGTAACCGGCGCCTCCGTCTTCGATGGAACCGAGCTGAAGCAGTACGGCGAGTGGAGTACGCCCGGCGAGTCGCGGCGGATGTTGGACTCCATCGTTCGTGCGAGCCGAGGATCGCCGCTGCGAGCGTATCGGGGGCGGAACGTGGTACACGTGCGCATCCCCTCCATCCCGGCACACGGAAGCGTGAGCCTCAAGCTCGGCTACACGCAGCCTCCGCATGGAGAGGCGGGGGCGCGCGGCTACGACTACCCGCTCCTCGCAGGTGCCAGCGAGGTGCCGTTCACCCATTTCGCGCTCACCGCACAGGTCACGACGGCGCACGGCTTCCGCAGCATCTCTTCGCCCAGCCATGCCGTGGAGGTGCGGGCGGGAACGGAGATGGGCCGCTGTCCGCCCGCCGCTCGCTGCGGCTACACCGGCGTCCCCTCACGCCGCGTGAAGGTGGTCACCCTCACGGCTGGCGCCGAAGCCGCCGCACGCGACTTCCGCCTCGAATACACACCGTTGGAACAGAGCGGACCGGCCGAGCCGCCGATCCCCGGCCGCTCCTGA
- the ccsA gene encoding cytochrome c biogenesis protein CcsA gives MEQDSMRGTRTWAVGLGLLAAASLLFALRMIFFYAPTETTMGVVQRIFYFHVPSAWVAFLAFGIVALCSVGYLWLKDERLDAIAVSAAELGTIFTTIVLLTGPLWGRIAWGAWWVWEPRLTLTLLLWFIYVGYFMLRGATESPERGKRFGAVLGIVGAVDIPLIHLSVQWFRSQHPKPVIMRPEGAQADPAIVQTLLVSLLAFTLLFFSLLLFRYGLEVARARLEMHRAGFGRPASAS, from the coding sequence ATGGAGCAAGACTCGATGCGGGGCACGCGGACGTGGGCAGTGGGGCTTGGCCTCCTGGCCGCCGCGTCTCTGCTGTTCGCATTGCGGATGATCTTCTTCTACGCGCCCACCGAGACGACGATGGGCGTGGTGCAGCGCATCTTCTACTTTCACGTCCCGTCCGCCTGGGTCGCGTTCCTGGCGTTCGGCATCGTCGCGCTCTGCTCGGTCGGTTACCTGTGGCTCAAGGACGAGCGCCTGGACGCCATCGCCGTGAGCGCGGCGGAGCTGGGGACGATCTTCACCACCATCGTGCTGCTCACAGGGCCGCTGTGGGGCCGCATCGCGTGGGGCGCGTGGTGGGTGTGGGAGCCGCGGCTCACGCTTACGCTGCTGCTGTGGTTCATCTACGTGGGCTACTTCATGCTGCGGGGCGCGACGGAGAGCCCGGAGCGTGGCAAGCGCTTCGGCGCGGTGCTGGGGATCGTGGGCGCGGTGGACATCCCGCTCATCCACCTGAGCGTCCAGTGGTTCCGCTCGCAGCACCCCAAGCCCGTGATCATGCGTCCCGAAGGTGCGCAGGCCGACCCCGCCATCGTGCAGACGCTGCTCGTGTCGCTGCTCGCCTTCACGCTGCTGTTCTTCTCGCTGCTCCTCTTCCGCTACGGGCTGGAAGTGGCGAGGGCACGACTGGAGATGCACCGCGCCGGCTTCGGCCGTCCCGCTTCCGCTTCCTGA
- a CDS encoding heme exporter protein CcmB, translating to MGFVAQAVAVARKDLVLEMRSRERVVSMATFAVLVAVVFSFALDPTVRARSIAGAMVWITILFAGTLGLGRSFALEREQDALAGLLLAPVDRGALFLGKFAANLLIVLAVELVILPVYALFFGLDFLGSLGALAAIMALATFGFILLGTLFAAVSTHTRLGDTLLPILLLPLLLPVVIFAASATQRLLVGRPAAEVMSSFKMLGAFDLIYLVVCTAVFGSVLEE from the coding sequence ATGGGCTTCGTCGCCCAGGCCGTCGCCGTCGCACGCAAGGACCTGGTGCTGGAGATGCGCTCGCGCGAGCGCGTGGTCTCCATGGCCACCTTCGCCGTGCTCGTCGCCGTCGTCTTCTCGTTCGCGCTGGACCCCACGGTGCGCGCGCGCAGCATCGCCGGGGCGATGGTGTGGATCACCATCCTCTTCGCGGGCACGCTGGGCCTGGGCCGCTCGTTCGCGCTGGAGCGCGAGCAGGACGCGCTGGCCGGGCTGCTCCTCGCGCCGGTGGACCGGGGCGCGCTGTTCCTGGGGAAGTTCGCCGCCAACCTGCTGATCGTGCTGGCGGTGGAGCTGGTCATCCTCCCCGTCTACGCGCTCTTCTTCGGGCTGGACTTCCTGGGCTCGCTCGGCGCGCTTGCGGCGATTATGGCCCTTGCGACGTTCGGCTTCATCCTGCTGGGGACGCTGTTCGCCGCCGTCTCCACGCACACGCGGCTGGGCGACACGCTGCTGCCCATCCTGCTGCTCCCGCTGCTGCTGCCGGTGGTGATCTTCGCCGCCTCGGCCACGCAGCGGCTGCTCGTGGGCCGTCCCGCGGCCGAGGTGATGTCGAGCTTCAAGATGCTCGGCGCCTTCGACCTCATCTACCTGGTGGTGTGCACGGCCGTGTTCGGCTCCGTGCTCGAAGAGTGA
- the ccmA gene encoding heme ABC exporter ATP-binding protein CcmA, with amino-acid sequence MTQPHSAPGAAPAVEARQVEKRYGPLHAVRGVDFRLARGEFLTIFGPNGAGKTTLLRMLCGAVQPTRGEVLVAGEPIAGADDGWRRRIGLLSHQTFLYGGLSAAENLDFYARLYALPDRKALVARALEDVGLADRRDDRVRTFSRGMQQRLALARTLLHDPEVVFLDEPYTGLDPHAAAMLRGTLERLRGGHTVVLVTHNLSQGLELADRVVVQVGGRWVSDEPRAAVDASRFERVYTERVAAAV; translated from the coding sequence GTGACGCAGCCCCACTCCGCCCCCGGGGCGGCCCCGGCGGTGGAGGCGCGGCAGGTGGAGAAGCGGTACGGGCCGCTGCACGCGGTGCGCGGCGTCGACTTCCGTCTGGCGCGGGGCGAGTTCCTCACCATCTTCGGGCCCAACGGGGCGGGGAAGACCACGCTGCTGCGCATGCTGTGCGGCGCGGTGCAGCCCACCCGCGGCGAGGTGCTGGTGGCCGGCGAGCCCATCGCAGGGGCGGACGACGGGTGGCGGCGCCGCATCGGCTTGCTGTCGCACCAGACCTTCCTGTACGGCGGCCTCTCCGCCGCCGAGAACCTGGACTTCTACGCGCGCCTGTACGCCCTGCCCGACCGCAAGGCGCTGGTCGCCCGCGCGCTGGAGGACGTGGGGCTCGCGGACCGCCGCGACGACCGCGTGCGCACCTTCTCGCGGGGGATGCAGCAGCGCCTGGCGCTCGCCCGCACGCTGCTGCACGACCCGGAAGTCGTTTTCCTCGACGAGCCGTACACGGGGCTGGATCCGCACGCGGCGGCCATGCTGCGCGGCACGCTGGAGCGCCTGCGCGGCGGCCACACCGTCGTGCTCGTGACGCACAACCTGTCGCAGGGGCTGGAGCTGGCGGACCGCGTGGTGGTGCAGGTCGGCGGACGATGGGTGTCCGACGAGCCGCGTGCCGCGGTGGACGCGTCGCGCTTCGAGCGCGTGTACACCGAGCGCGTGGCGGCGGCCGTCTGA
- a CDS encoding zinc ribbon domain-containing protein, whose protein sequence is MTLMLLAAALAGAAALYVIGPILARRTALVADAAPGAVLDAEARKRVTLASLKELEYDFLAGKLDDADYRSQRDLLSREAMQAIRAAEAVEAKWDGDAARGTKVRPSRIDAVLAVQAGRHSCGFVNPVGSRFCAGCGVRLR, encoded by the coding sequence GTGACGCTGATGCTGCTCGCCGCCGCGCTGGCCGGGGCCGCCGCGCTGTACGTGATCGGCCCCATCCTGGCGCGCCGCACCGCGCTTGTGGCGGACGCCGCGCCGGGCGCCGTGCTGGACGCGGAGGCGCGGAAGCGGGTCACTCTCGCGTCGCTCAAGGAGCTGGAGTACGACTTCCTGGCGGGCAAGCTGGACGATGCGGACTACCGCAGCCAGCGCGACCTCCTCTCGCGCGAGGCCATGCAGGCCATCCGCGCGGCCGAGGCCGTGGAGGCGAAGTGGGACGGCGATGCGGCGCGCGGCACGAAGGTTCGGCCGTCGCGGATCGACGCCGTGCTCGCGGTCCAAGCGGGGCGGCATTCCTGCGGCTTCGTGAACCCCGTCGGGAGCCGCTTCTGCGCCGGCTGCGGGGTGCGCCTGAGGTGA